The following proteins come from a genomic window of Henningerozyma blattae CBS 6284 chromosome 4, complete genome:
- the CDC27 gene encoding anaphase promoting complex subunit CDC27 (similar to Saccharomyces cerevisiae CDC27 (YBL084C); ancestral locus Anc_7.412) has translation MLHPPNSTNFYSHSGSFNNDINNNFQTSISNESQYRVLQELIQECISQMNFESAYFYSELFFTLTTTSLKSTLYVSSNSNSNLSTFANHSMALHHNDLRSRHRNNNKNNDNGYNNRINDKNSESNINTNKNIDSLLKYNEISNYLYCLSAYLIEDFHTAYAIAEKAFHFNNLGISFIQAKASLKLSKYFKEAFSALQRSFNRSIRLSNQIQSDLNNLYNIDSNSNTDSQHQSLNNSNNGNKNNNNNNNNNNNNNNNNINVNNNINVNVNDAHGDNSNQYPNFILNSVIDDSYLTNLTFWPNHSTINLILGKLSISLSSSSSSNSDDSIKYFSNSLVEFPYLWESFTSLCDIKAPIDLNDFQSLLNSYSIHTKYLYYKFEYLQKIIIVQTLANPNTSDRSHIGTTIKNNKTKTQNHQITTTPTPIHTTVLFNDMTASNQNNFQTSHDLHPQDHISDYGKSNLFEFHNNHFRLSPTSNSLYPKLNSKYFIDSSFKDKNSIIDSQTQASTKNAFPDLIINFCKILVYSTNFDSYKAIRILYDIIPSSLRDNMPWCLATMGKLQFEIVNYKLSINYFKKLYDLQPTRLKDFEIFSTVLWHLKDKINLSQISKTLIDNYPNNSISWCFIGNYFSLINDHDKAIKYLKKATTINPRFTYAYTLEGHEQASIDAFDTAKNCYRKAIACDPNHYNAYYGLGTCCMRLGQYDQALLYFEKAKMINPSNAILLCCCGSALEKLNFNEKALNYYELACNLQPNSSFAKFKLAKLLYSMSRYNLALEILEQVIEMAPEEVTPHFLLGQLYQMMGRKKDSVKEYTIAMNLDPKGSQVIMDAFAKSTDK, from the coding sequence ATGTTACATCCTCCAAACTCGACCAACTTTTATAGCCATTCGGGTTCCTTTAACAATGATATCAACAATAATTTCCAAACATCTATATCGAATGAATCACAGTATCGAGTGCTTCAAGAGCTTATACAGGAGTGTATCTCTCAAATGAATTTTGAGTCAGCATATTTCTATTCGGAGTTGTTTTTCACTCTCACAACTACTAGTTTAAAGTCTACACTTTATGtatcatcaaattcaaattcgaATTTATCTACTTTTGCAAATCATAGTATGGCACTTCATCATAATGACCTTAGGAGTCGCCATAGGaacaacaataaaaataacgATAACGGCTATAATAATAGGATCAATGATAAGAATAGTGAgagtaatattaataccaacaaaaatatcgacagtttattgaaatataatgaaatatcCAACTATTTGTACTGTCTCTCTGCATATTTGATTGAAGATTTTCATACAGCATATGCAATTGCTGAAAAGGcatttcattttaataatttgggCATATCTTTCATTCAAGCTAAGGCATCGTTAAAactttctaaatattttaaagagGCTTTTTCAGCATTGCAACGAAGCTTTAATCGATCTATAAGACTGtcaaatcaaattcaatcAGATCTGAATAACCTTTATAATAtagattcaaattcaaatacagATTCTCAACATCAAAGCTTAaacaatagtaataacggtaataaaaataataataataataataataataataataataataataataataatatcaatgttaataataatatcaatgtTAATGTTAATGATGCACATGGtgataattcaaatcagtatccaaattttattttgaactCCGTTATTGATGATTCTTATTTGACAAATTTAACATTTTGGCCAAATCACTCCACTATTAATCTAATTCTGGGCAAACTATCAATCTctttatcatcttcatcttcatcaaattcCGATgattcaataaaatatttttcaaactcTTTGGTTGAATTCCCATATTTATGGGAATCATTTACTTCTTTATGTGATATTAAGGCTCCAATTGACTTAAACGATTTtcaatcattattaaattcatattCTATTCATACAAAATACTTATACTACaagtttgaatatttacaaaaaataataatagtacaAACATTAGCAAATCCAAACACTAGTGATCGTTCTCATATTGGAACcactattaaaaataataaaactaaaacCCAAAATCATCAAATTACTACTACTCCAACTCCTATACACACAACTGTCTTATTCAACGATATGACTGCAAgcaatcaaaataattttcaaacaaGTCATGATTTGCACCCTCAAGATCATATATCAGATTATGGTAAGTCAAATCTTTTTGAATTCcataataatcattttaGGCTCTCTCCTAcatcaaattcattatatCCCAAGTTAAATtcgaaatattttatagattcatcatttaaagataaaaattctattattgATTCACAGACACAAGCCTCAACAAAAAATGCCTTCCCTGACctgattattaatttttgtaaaattttagTTTACTCTACAAATTTTGATTCATATAAAGCTATTCGTATATTATATGATATAATTCCATCAAGTTTAAGAGATAATATGCCTTGGTGCTTGGCAACAATGGGAAAGTTACAATTTGAAATAGTTAATTATAAACTATcgattaattattttaaaaaattatatgatTTACAGCCAACACGACtaaaagattttgaaatattctcAACTGTATTATGGCATTTAAAGGATAAAATTAATCTTTCACAAATCTCAAAGACTTTAATAGATAATtatccaaataattcaatatcttGGTGTTTTATCGgtaattatttttccttAATTAATGATCATGATAAAGCAATTAAATATCTTAAAAAGGCTACCACTATTAATCCAAGATTTACTTATGCTTATACTTTAGAAGGTCATGAACAAGCATCAATCGATGCCTTTGACACAGCAAAGAATTGTTATCGTAAGGCAATTGCATGTGATCCAAATCATTATAATGCATATTACGGTTTAGGTACATGTTGTATGAGATTAGGGCAATATGATCAAgctttattatatttcgAAAAGGCAAAAATGATCAACCCATCAAACGCTATTTTATTATGCTGTTGTGGTTCTGCtctagaaaaattaaattttaatgaaaaagcGTTGAACTATTATGAACTAGCATGTAATTTACAACCTAATTCCTCATTTGCTAAGTTTAAATTGGCAAAACTATTATATTCTATGTCACGATATAACTTAGCATTAGAGATACTTGAGCAAGTTATTGAGATGGCACCTGAAGAAGTTACACCTCACTTCCTATTAGGCCAATTGTACCAAATGATGGGAAGAAAGAAAGATTCTGTTAAAGAATATACCATTGCAATGAATTTAGATCCCAAGGGAAGTCAAGTAATCATGGATGCGTTTGCAAAATCAACGGACAAATAA
- the TBLA0D00480 gene encoding uncharacterized protein, translating into MIILSMKIFSLFLLSFASCIHASLVPLSLRTDNTNNNILSPATTSTITSGNSYQKINNYHYKEVTVTSYETVKCTDPSQYLPPGAIYQTRGPDGTYTIVTYKSICSVVTSPITVTTTTHYNGCGPNVSKTYNTVTDTICHSADCTIIVKYEVCESTMSISSTPPLSTVTITMYETTRCTDPFMSLPPGAIQFSKGDDGVFTVVTYKPVCYISSTTTTSTIYQTCGPSMSGTFSTRTSTNYYGTDRTIIIRYSVCTSTTSSSSAIIITTPKPYTKTTTTHYNGCGPSVSKTYNTVTDTICDDKRCTVIVKYEVCESTAVSIPTSSDIATTTYTTSVPSGPSSASSSSASVPSGPSSASSSSASVPSGPSSASSSSVSAPSSSVTVPTHPTAPSSSTSSVITSPGLPHTTTYTTHYNGCGPSVSKTFNTVIETHCYQTDCTVIVKYEVCESTAVSTPTSSDIATTTYTTSVPSGPSSASSSSASVPSSSSSTSISSSSSVPSTIPSTSDSSMSSSASSSGSSSASSSASSSASSSGSSSVPSTIPSTSDSSMSSSASSSGSSSASSSASSSASSSASSSGSSSVPSTIPSTSDSSMSSSASSSGSSSVPYTIPSTSDSSMSSSASSSGSSSASSSASSSASSSGSSSASSSASSSASSSGSSSVPSTIPSTSDSSMSSSASSSGSSSASSSASSSASSSASSSGSSSVPSTIPSTSDSSMSSSASSSGSSSASSSASSSASSSASSSGSSSVPSTIPSTSDSSMSSSASSSGSSSVPYTIPSTSDSSMSSSASSSGSSSASSSASSSASSSASSSGSSSVPSTIPSTSDSSMSSSASSSGSSSASSSASSSASSSGSSSVPSTIPSTSDSSMSSSASSSASSSASSSASSSASSSGSSSVPSTIPSTSDSSMSSSASSSGSSSASSSASSSASSSASSSGSSSVPSTIPSTSDSSMSSSASSSGSSSGSSSVPSTIPSTSDSSMSSSASSSGSSSASSSASSSASSSGSSSVPSTIPSTSDSSMSSSASSSLSGSRFAPYTTSVSSRSSSSSASRFVSSSDLSTTSVSSGSSGLSGYMRVSSLGFNNSVSSGSILTDVIFSIQKTSNIFETDFINKEYGSANIESSSVTNILPSVVTTTLVETLSDNTKTFTTQYISVKTTIIDSVTSSDTTRRHTIDAGYKEELNSEQYSDKPLSTPSLQSANSQYIDEYASITHLATMNPSGMLTEKLNTTPTTRRHTLGDQYIEQPDNDDKRA; encoded by the coding sequence ATGATTATATTATCGATGAAAATATTCTCTCTATTTCTTCTGTCCTTTGCAAGTTGCATACATGCGTCATTAGTGCCTTTGTCACTGAGGACtgataatacaaataataatatcctTTCTCCTGCTACCACTTCCACGATAACATCCGGTAATTCTTAtcaaaaaatcaataattatCACTATAAAGAAGTGACAGTTACAAGTTACGAAACTGTGAAATGCACAGATCCATCACAGTATCTACCTCCAGGTGCCATTTATCAGACACGTGGTCCTGATGGTACGTACACTATTGTCACATACAAAAGTATTTGCTCCGTAGTTACTAGCCCTATCACTGTTACAACCACAACCCACTACAATGGCTGTGGCCCAAATGTATCTAAAACTTATAACACTGTTACTGATACCATATGCCACTCTGCTGACTGTACTATTATTGTCAAATATGAAGTATGCGAATCTACAATGTCAATTTCTAGTACGCCACCGCTATCAACTGTCACCATCACTATGTATGAAACTACTCGCTGTACAGATCCATTCATGAGTCTACCTCCGGGAGCAATTCAATTCTCCAAGGGTGATGACGGTGTATTTACGGTAGTAACATATAAACCGGTATGTTATATTAGTTCAACAACTACCACTTCTACTATTTATCAAACTTGCGGTCCCAGTATGTCTGGAACGTTCAGTACTAGAACTTCCACGAATTATTATGGTACAGATCGTACTATAATAATTAGATATAGCGTATGCACCTCAACGACTTCATCATCCAGTGCTATCATTATAACCACCCCTAAACCATACACTAAGACCACTACCACTCATTACAATGGCTGTGGTCCAAGTGTTTCTAAAACCTATAATACTGTGACTGATACGATCTGCGATGATAAAAGATGTACTGTTATTGTCAAATACGAAGTCTGTGAATCGACTGCTGTCAGCATACCTACATCTTCGGACATTGCTACCACGACATACACCACTTCTGTACCATCTGGTCCAAGCTCTGCTTCTAGTTCCTCAGCCTCTGTTCCATCTGGTCCAAGCTCTGCTTCTAGTTCCTCAGCCTCTGTCCCATCTGGTCCAAGCTCTGCTTCTAGTTCGTCAGTGTCTGCTCCTTCTTCGTCTGTAACTGTTCCAACCCATCCTACAGCACCATCTTCCTCCACCAGCTCTGTCATTACATCTCCTGGTTTGCCACACACTACTACCTACACTACTCACTACAACGGGTGTGGTCCAAGTGTTTCCAAGACATTCAACACTGTCATTGAAACTCACTGTTACCAAACAGACTGTACTGTTATTGTCAAATACGAAGTCTGTGAATCGACTGCTGTCAGCACACCTACATCTTCGGACATTGCTACCACGACATACACCACTTCTGTTCCATCTGGTCCAAGCTCTGCTTCTAGTTCCTCAGCCTCTGTCCCATCTAGTTCAAGCTCTACCTCAATCTCTAGTTCTAGTTCAGTTCCATCTACCATCCCATCTACTTCTGATTCTAGTATGAGTTCATCTGCTTCCAGCTCTGGCTCTAGCTCTGCTTCCAGTTCTGCTTCCAGCTCTGCTTCCAGTTCTGGTTCTAGTTCAGTTCCATCTACCATCCCATCTACTTCTGATTCTAGTATGAGTTCATCTGCTTCCAGCTCTGGCTCTAGCTCTGCTTCCAGTTCTGCTTCCAGTTCTGCTTCCAGCTCTGCTTCCAGCTCTGGTTCTAGTTCAGTTCCATCTACCATCCCATCTACTTCTGATTCTAGTATGAGTTCATCTGCTTCCAGCTCTGGCTCTAGTTCAGTTCCATATACCATCCCATCTACTTCTGATTCTAGTATGAGTTCATCTGCTTCCAGCTCTGGCTCTAGCTCTGCTTCCAGTTCTGCTTCCAGCTCTGCTTCCAGCTCTGGCTCTAGCTCTGCTTCCAGTTCTGCTTCCAGCTCTGCTTCCAGTTCTGGTTCTAGTTCAGTTCCATCTACCATCCCATCTACTTCTGATTCTAGTATGAGTTCATCTGCTTCCAGCTCTGGCTCTAGCTCTGCTTCCAGTTCTGCTTCCAGTTCTGCTTCCAGTTCTGCTTCCAGTTCTGGTTCTAGTTCAGTTCCATCTACCATCCCATCTACTTCTGATTCTAGTATGAGTTCATCTGCTTCCAGCTCTGGCTCTAGCTCTGCTTCCAGTTCTGCTTCCAGTTCTGCTTCCAGCTCTGCTTCCAGCTCTGGTTCTAGTTCAGTTCCATCTACCATCCCATCTACTTCTGATTCTAGTATGAGTTCATCTGCTTCCAGCTCTGGCTCTAGTTCAGTTCCATATACCATCCCATCTACTTCTGATTCTAGTATGAGTTCATCTGCTTCCAGCTCTGGCTCTAGCTCTGCTTCCAGTTCTGCTTCCAGTTCTGCTTCCAGTTCTGCTTCCAGTTCTGGTTCTAGTTCAGTTCCATCTACCATCCCATCTACTTCTGATTCTAGTATGAGTTCATCTGCTTCCAGCTCTGGCTCTAGCTCTGCTTCCAGTTCTGCTTCCAGCTCTGCTTCCAGCTCTGGTTCTAGTTCAGTTCCATCTACCATCCCATCTACTTCTGATTCTAGTATGAGTTCATCTGCTTCCAGTTCTGCTTCCAGTTCTGCTTCCAGTTCTGCTTCCAGCTCTGCTTCCAGCTCTGGTTCTAGTTCAGTTCCATCTACCATCCCATCTACTTCTGATTCTAGTATGAGTTCATCTGCTTCCAGCTCTGGCTCTAGCTCTGCTTCCAGTTCTGCTTCCAGTTCTGCTTCCAGTTCTGCTTCCAGTTCTGGTTCTAGTTCAGTTCCATCTACCATCCCATCTACTTCTGATTCTAGTATGAGTTCATCTGCTTCCAGCTCTGGCTCTAGTTCTGGTTCTAGTTCAGTTCCATCTACCATCCCATCTACTTCTGATTCTAGTATGAGTTCATCTGCTTCCAGCTCTGGCTCTAGCTCTGCTTCCAGTTCTGCTTCCAGTTCTGCTTCCAGCTCTGGCTCTAGTTCAGTTCCATCTACCATCCCATCTACTTCTGATTCTAGTATGAGTTCATCTGCTTCTAGTTCGCTTTCTGGCTCTAGATTTGCTCCATATACCACCTCAGTTTCTTCTCGTTCTAGTAGTTCATCTGCTTCCAGGTTTGTCTCTAGTTCTGATCTATCTACCACCTCAGTTTCTTCTGGTTCTAGTGGTTTATCGGGTTACATGCGTGTGTCAAGTTTAGGTTTTAACAACTCCGTTTCTTCAGGAAGTATTTTAACTGatgttattttttcaattcagaAAACCAgcaatatttttgaaacggattttattaataaagaatatggTTCTGCTAATATTGAATCATCTAGTGTTACTAATATTTTGCCATCAGTAGTTACAACTACTTTGGTTGAGACTTTATCAGACAATACTAAAACTTTTACGACACAATATATAAGTGTTAAGACAACTATTATTGATTCTGTCACCTCATCTGACACTACTCGCAGGCATACTATCGATGCTGGatataaagaagaattaaacaGCGAGCAATACAGCGATAAACCTTTATCCACTCCAAGCTTACAATCCGCTAATAGCCAATATATTGATGAGTATGCATCAATAACACACTTAGCTACCATGAACCCAAGTGGTATGCTAactgaaaaattgaatactACTCCTACTACCAGAAGACATACCCTTGGTGATCAATATATTGAGCAACCAGACAATGATGACAAAAGAGCATGA
- the TBLA0D00450 gene encoding uncharacterized protein (similar to Saccharomyces cerevisiae BOI1 (YBL085W) and BOI2 (YER114C); ancestral locus Anc_7.413) — MATNVFANSQDGDKNAPTKTFPLYMAVAEYQKRMDDELNMMPGDKIQVLNDDSLYNDGWYLGINLTTNEKGLYPLNFTQAIQLPDSIMDPNNNITRKSSKRESAIYQSSSNVESLSPPQTSYANAPHLDNTMDDIDNALKELNLGLADNNSGIDNNSFVIPNLTRNSSKTESLDFIYNNNTNSYSNSNAYSNSNNNNNSNSNNATKTFDINDIRNWSPQKIYDFLIYKKFDKSTAMHFLDHKINGEIFIELTLSHLKELDIDSFGVRYQLHKEIQNINNKLNKTFNYADNNNPSSLQSPIMVNTNSNTNSNSNSNSNSNSNLNIQKRLNRPNSVYMDDNNNNNNPLFESPRKAPKPPNFPSPIPNNSSLNRLVLDNDTYMNHQSPQNYRNSNSNSPVYSHNKSASLNNNNFNNYNSSNANFNAYNPASPSSSTTNSIYNNSNHSNNQSQNFTNLRSPSNIRSNNFNRQSTVSNSSNNYRTQSNNNLSSTSPPNHLSPTVTNQNQNQNVNSNFHSRTSSYNNNSATNINSNNNMINNSRSTSYPTRNSSINNKRNPIVTTQVTTITTNAPVNNNINNNNSQFDSNSNIRPSKRAHGHRKTNSVIIQNENSPANSADVLRSKSTSKTNPSNRLSRLFSFTNPLTSPKKNGDDLSPSKTLTSTDTHTTNGTAAKNSHTSHGHSHSTSTSRNVSTSNKSSRTPSSSNINMDKKLKPLPVRPSKKMAKLPIDGVRSVFLDEAISTADCHGWMSMKRGENGSWFTAYFLFQGNRLSYYKPSEDENKEKNVIDITNHRVERISSNSKFMSLYTSATGRGSYCFKLYINNNVNYFAVDTKEDLNEWLRVLLKSSISLDHSAPVMSTYSTTVLSLETAREMLEVARKESMQHVNQTNYNPNPAPVSTNNAPAQLQQSAPLPTNRQWEDDPNINLNNSNRITESQRQSNDIYTNEFTDYQDQSNNNNDQNMLNDVYSNNYNKYNNVVKPVPHINDNSSNGRNASISSSTYTNSFI; from the coding sequence ATGGCTACCAATGTTTTTGCTAATAGCCAGGATGGTGATAAAAATGCACCAACAAAAACTTTCCCCCTATACATGGCAGTAGCTGAATATCAAAAGAGAATggatgatgaattaaatatgaTGCCAGGGGATAAAATCCAGGTCCTAAATGATGACTCCCTTTACAACGATGGTTGGTATTTAGGGATAAATCTGACAACCAACGAGAAGGGATTATATCCTTTAAATTTTACTCAAGCCATTCAATTGCCAGATTCAATAATGGAccctaataataatattacaagGAAGTCCTCCAAGCGTGAAAGTGCCATATATCAATCATCTTCAAACGTTGAGTCACTGTCTCCACCACAAACGTCTTATGCAAACGCACCCCATTTGGATAATACAATGGATGATATCGATAACGCGTTAAAGGAATTAAATTTGGGATTAGCTGATAATAATTCGggtattgataataattcttttgtGATACCAAACTTAACTAGAAACTCTTCAAAAACAGAAAGTTTAGATTtcatttataataataacacaaattcatattcaaattCCAATGCTtatagtaatagtaataataataataacagtaatagcaataatGCAACAAAGACttttgatattaatgatataagAAATTGGTCACCACAAAAAATCTATGATTTTTTGatctataaaaaatttgataaatcaaCTGCCATGCATTTTCTGGACCATAAAATCAATGGTGAAATTTTCATAGAATTAACTTTATCacatttaaaagaattagataTTGATTCTTTTGGAGTTAGATATCAACTACACAAggaaattcaaaatattaataacaaattgaataaaacttttaattatgctgataataataacccTTCATCTTTGCAATCACCTATAATGGTAAatactaattcaaatactaattcaaattcaaattcaaattcaaattcaaattcaaatcttaatatacaaaaacGTTTGAATAGACCAAACTCGGTCTACATGGATgataacaacaataataacaatccATTGTTTGAATCTCCAAGAAAGGCTCCAAAACCTCCCAATTTTCCTTCCCCTATTcctaataattcatctcTAAATCGGTTGGTATTAGATAATGATACTTACATGAATCATCAAAGCCCtcaaaattatagaaattcaaattcaaattctccTGTCTATTCTCATAATAAATCAGCCTCTctaaataacaataattttaataattataactCCTCAAACGCAAATTTTAACGCTTATAATCCAGCTTCGCCATCCTCTTCAACAACTAATTCAAtctataataatagcaatcATAGCAATAATCAATCTCAGAATTTCACCAATCTACGTTCTCCTTCTAATATCCGTTCGAATAATTTCAATCGTCAATCAACagtttcaaattcatctaataattatCGCACTcaaagtaataataatttatcttctaCTTCACCACCTAATCATTTAAGTCCCACTGTTActaatcaaaatcaaaatcaaaatgttaattcaaatttccATTCACGTACTTCCAgttataacaataatagcGCAACTAAcattaatagtaataataatatgattaATAACTCCCGTTCTACTTCTTATCCTACGCGGAACTCtagtattaataataaacgTAATCCAATAGTTACTACACAAGTTACAACGATCACAACTAATGCTCCAGtcaataacaatattaataacaataatagcCAATTCGATTCAAATAGTAATATCAGGCCAAGCAAGAGAGCTCATGGTCatagaaaaacaaattctgttattattcaaaatgaaaACTCCCCAGCTAATTCGGCCGATGTCTTAAGGTCTAAGAGTACTTCAAAGACAAATCCAAGCAATAGACTATCAAGACTGTTTTCATTTACTAACCCATTAACATCACCCAAGAAAAATGGAGATGACCTTTCGCCTTCTAAGACACTAACTTCTACGGATACCCATACCACAAACGGGACAGCTGCAAAAAATAGCCATACTTCACATGGGCATTCTCATTCAACGAGTACTTCGAGAAATGTTAGCACTTCTAATAAAAGTTCCAGAACTCCAAGCtcttctaatattaatatggATAAAAAACTTAAACCGCTCCCCGTAAGGCCATCTAAAAAAATGGCTAAATTACCCATAGATGGTGTTAGAAGTGTATTTCTAGATGAAGCCATTTCAACAGCAGATTGTCACGGTTGGATGAGTATGAAACGTGGTGAAAATGGTTCTTGGTTTACTgcttattttcttttccaaGGTAATAGACTATCTTATTATAAACCAAGTGAGGAtgaaaacaaagaaaaaaatgtcaTTGATATTACTAATCATAGAGTAGAGAGAATTAGTAGCAATTCGAAATTCATGTCCCTCTATACGTCTGCAACAGGTAGAGGTTCCTATTGCTTCAAATTATACATAAATAACAACGTTAATTACTTTGCAGTGGACACAAAGgaagatttaaatgaatGGCTAAGAGTTTTATTGAAATCGAGTATTTCATTGGACCATAGTGCACCTGTTATGAGCACATATTCAACTACTGTTCTTTCGCTAGAAACCGCTAGAGAAATGCTAGAAGTGGCGAGGAAAGAGTCAATGCAGCATGTGAACCAAACGAACTATAATCCAAACCCAGCACCAGTTTCTACAAATAATGCACCTGCCCAACTTCAACAGTCCGCTCCATTACCTACTAACCGTCAATGGGAGGACGATCCAAacattaatttaaataattctaaccGTATTACTGAAAGCCAAAGACAAAGTAATGATATTTACACAAATGAGTTTACTGATTATCAGGATCAAAGCAATAACAACAATGATCAAAATATGCTAAATGACGTTTATAGTAACAATTATAACAAGTATAACAATGTGGTTAAACCAGTTCCTCatataaatgataatagTAGCAATGGGAGAAATGCTAGTATTAGTTCTTCAACTTACacaaattcttttatataa